A DNA window from Phaeobacter sp. A36a-5a contains the following coding sequences:
- a CDS encoding class II aldolase/adducin family protein, translating to MIRPAPDDSRALRQSIIDACLEMNRTGINQGTSGNISLRIAGGDMLITPSGIPYEAMSPEMIVRMPLAGGPDPEDAQPAPSSEWQFHQALLAAKPEAMAVVHAHPAHCCALAVNHMTIPACHYMVAAFGGDDVPLADYALFGTAELSDHVVHAMADRHACLMANHGALVTGDTLARAMWRMVELESLARTYILARSIGTPKLLSTAQMEEALAAFATYGLKQA from the coding sequence ATGATCAGACCCGCCCCGGATGACAGCCGCGCCCTGCGTCAGTCCATCATTGATGCCTGCCTGGAGATGAACCGGACCGGCATCAATCAGGGCACCTCCGGCAATATCTCCCTGCGGATCGCCGGGGGTGACATGCTGATCACCCCGTCCGGCATCCCTTATGAGGCGATGAGCCCGGAGATGATCGTCCGAATGCCGCTTGCGGGCGGGCCTGATCCCGAGGATGCACAGCCGGCCCCGTCGTCGGAGTGGCAGTTTCATCAGGCGCTGCTTGCGGCGAAGCCGGAGGCGATGGCGGTCGTCCATGCCCATCCGGCGCATTGCTGCGCTCTCGCCGTGAACCACATGACGATCCCGGCCTGCCACTATATGGTCGCGGCCTTTGGCGGAGATGACGTGCCGCTGGCGGATTACGCGCTGTTCGGTACGGCTGAATTGTCGGATCATGTCGTCCACGCCATGGCCGACCGCCACGCCTGCCTGATGGCAAACCATGGGGCTCTTGTGACCGGTGATACGCTGGCGCGGGCGATGTGGCGCATGGTGGAGCTGGAGAGTCTGGCGCGGACGTACATACTGGCCCGCAGCATCGGCACACCAAAACTGCTAAGCACGGCGCAGATGGAGGAGGCGCTTGCTGCCTTCGCCACCTACGGGCTGAAACAGGCCTGA
- a CDS encoding dipeptidase, whose amino-acid sequence MTDPLIFDGHNDVLLRLHNRDISSGVDGFQGNGGRQIDLAKARTGGFGGGFFAIYIPDGHSLDSEDEMMADSYDMPLSAAISWPDAAPVALSQASLLFQLESDGALKVCRTTEDIRDCLSTGMMAAVLHMEGAEAIDPDFHMLDLLYQAGLRSIGPVWSRPTRFGHGVPFRFPGSPDTGPGLTEDGKRLIRRCNDLGVMIDLSHLNEAGFWDVARLSAAPLVATHSNAHALTPHSRNLTDRQLHAIRDSDGMVGLNFAVAFLREDGRMDENTPIDRMLRHIDHLISQLGEDRVGFGSDFDGATVPREIRTVAGLPALRAALRHHGVDETLMKKLCHDNWLRVLDATWRSPKTEARS is encoded by the coding sequence ATGACTGACCCTCTGATTTTCGACGGCCACAACGATGTTTTGCTGCGATTGCACAATCGCGATATTTCATCCGGCGTGGACGGGTTCCAAGGCAACGGCGGGCGCCAGATTGATCTGGCCAAAGCGCGCACGGGCGGCTTTGGCGGCGGCTTCTTTGCGATCTATATTCCGGATGGCCACAGTCTGGATAGCGAAGACGAGATGATGGCAGACAGCTATGATATGCCGCTGTCGGCGGCGATCAGCTGGCCCGATGCCGCCCCTGTCGCGCTGTCGCAGGCGTCCCTGCTGTTTCAGCTGGAAAGCGACGGCGCGCTGAAGGTCTGCCGCACAACCGAAGATATCCGCGACTGCCTCTCGACCGGGATGATGGCGGCGGTGCTGCATATGGAGGGCGCGGAGGCAATTGATCCGGATTTCCACATGCTCGACCTGCTTTATCAGGCCGGGCTTCGCTCAATCGGTCCGGTGTGGAGCCGCCCGACAAGGTTCGGCCATGGCGTGCCCTTCCGGTTTCCGGGATCACCCGATACCGGTCCGGGGCTGACGGAGGATGGCAAACGGCTGATCCGGCGCTGCAATGATCTGGGTGTTATGATCGACCTGTCGCATCTGAACGAGGCCGGTTTCTGGGATGTGGCCAGGCTGAGCGCAGCGCCGCTGGTGGCCACCCATTCCAATGCCCATGCGCTGACGCCGCACAGCCGTAACCTCACCGACCGCCAGCTGCACGCGATCCGCGACAGTGACGGGATGGTCGGCCTGAACTTTGCGGTCGCCTTTCTGCGCGAAGATGGCCGGATGGACGAAAACACCCCGATTGACCGGATGCTGCGCCATATCGACCACCTGATCAGCCAGCTCGGCGAGGATCGGGTTGGTTTCGGCTCCGATTTCGACGGGGCCACCGTGCCGCGGGAGATCAGGACCGTTGCAGGCCTGCCCGCGCTTCGCGCCGCTCTGCGTCACCACGGTGTGGATGAGACGTTGATGAAAAAACTATGTCACGACAACTGGCTGCGGGTTCTGGATGCCACCTGGCGCAGCCCGAAAACGGAGGCGCGCAGCTGA
- a CDS encoding ABC transporter substrate-binding protein — MKTIHTLLGTAALGLAIGLTPMATMAETPANMLVIANRIDDITTLDPAQSFEFAGADVIRNIYGKLVNFDPSDLDAGYQPDLAESWTVSEDGRTITFTMREGVTFQSGNPVRAEDAAFSLKRAVILNKTPSFIITQFGFTPENVDETIKVDGNTLSITTDKRYATSFVLNCLTATIGAIVDKELVMANEVDGDMGNNWLTTNSAGSGPYSLASWKPKESVTLSANPSYYGGEPEMKRVIVRHVQESATQRLMLERGDIDVARDLTPSDVDGLAGVEGVEVLREMRGRLMYVSFNQKHPELSKPQVRQALKYLIDYDGMENSFLKNWYVGHQNFLPKTYLGAVDENPFSLDVEKAKALLAEAGVENLELTVGVREAQERLEIAQSLQNTFAQAGITLNLEVGTGKQILGKYRARELDIYLGAWGPDYPDPHTNAGTFAYNPDNSDEANATGLLAWRNGWDTGGLTEKVAAAVVEGDTDKRAEMYHEIQAEFRDTAPFAIMFQLIEQAGMADNVEGLSLGGAITSVAYWDVTK; from the coding sequence ATGAAAACCATTCATACCCTTCTTGGCACCGCCGCGCTGGGGCTGGCGATTGGCCTCACCCCGATGGCGACCATGGCTGAGACGCCCGCCAATATGCTGGTTATCGCCAACCGCATTGACGATATCACCACGCTGGATCCGGCGCAGAGCTTTGAATTTGCGGGTGCCGATGTGATCCGCAACATCTATGGTAAGCTGGTCAACTTTGACCCCTCCGATCTGGACGCAGGCTATCAGCCCGATCTGGCCGAAAGCTGGACCGTCTCCGAGGATGGCCGCACCATCACCTTTACCATGCGCGAAGGCGTGACCTTCCAGTCCGGCAACCCGGTCCGGGCCGAGGATGCGGCGTTTTCGCTGAAGCGCGCGGTCATTCTGAACAAGACGCCGTCCTTCATCATCACGCAGTTTGGCTTTACGCCCGAAAACGTCGATGAAACCATCAAGGTTGACGGCAATACGCTGTCTATCACCACCGACAAACGCTATGCGACCTCCTTTGTTCTGAACTGCCTTACGGCGACCATCGGCGCCATCGTCGACAAGGAACTGGTCATGGCCAATGAGGTCGATGGCGATATGGGCAACAATTGGCTGACCACCAATTCGGCAGGCTCCGGCCCCTACAGCCTGGCCAGCTGGAAGCCGAAGGAAAGTGTCACCCTGAGCGCAAACCCCTCGTATTATGGCGGTGAGCCAGAAATGAAGCGCGTCATCGTGCGCCACGTTCAGGAAAGCGCAACCCAGCGCCTGATGCTGGAACGCGGTGATATCGACGTGGCCCGCGATCTGACGCCCTCGGATGTGGACGGTCTGGCCGGTGTTGAGGGTGTCGAGGTGCTGCGCGAAATGCGCGGCCGCCTGATGTATGTCTCCTTCAACCAGAAACACCCGGAACTGTCGAAGCCGCAGGTCCGTCAGGCGCTGAAATATCTCATCGACTATGACGGGATGGAGAACAGCTTCCTGAAGAACTGGTATGTCGGCCACCAGAACTTCCTGCCGAAGACCTATCTGGGCGCTGTGGACGAAAACCCCTTCTCGCTCGATGTCGAAAAGGCCAAGGCGCTGCTGGCGGAGGCCGGTGTCGAGAATCTGGAGCTGACGGTCGGTGTGCGCGAGGCGCAGGAACGGCTGGAAATTGCACAGTCGCTGCAAAACACCTTTGCACAGGCCGGGATCACGCTGAACCTTGAGGTTGGCACTGGCAAACAGATCCTGGGCAAATACCGCGCGCGGGAACTGGATATCTATCTGGGCGCATGGGGCCCGGACTATCCTGATCCGCATACCAATGCGGGGACCTTTGCCTATAACCCGGACAATTCGGACGAAGCCAATGCAACCGGTCTTCTGGCCTGGCGCAACGGCTGGGACACCGGCGGGCTGACGGAAAAGGTTGCCGCCGCCGTGGTCGAGGGCGACACCGACAAGCGCGCCGAGATGTACCACGAAATTCAGGCAGAGTTCCGCGACACAGCCCCCTTTGCCATCATGTTCCAGCTGATCGAACAGGCTGGCATGGCCGACAATGTCGAAGGGCTGAGCCTCGGCGGGGCGATCACCTCCGTCGCCTACTGGGACGTGACCAAGTAA
- a CDS encoding ABC transporter permease → MANFATETERRPWLPLPPWARGTLVTLSSIAVTMLGLLFVTFLIGRVMPIDPVLAIVGERATEEQYNAAYRELGLDRSLAIQFFYYVTDVLRGDFGTSLLTARDVSSDIARVFPATFELATIGILFGCILGVPLGVIAAVRRGSWIDQIARVIALVGYSMPIFWLGLMGLLLFYGILGWVGGPGRQGIFYEDMIPSVTGMILVDSLIAGDWGAFRDAFSHIVLPAALLGYYSLAYISRMTRSFMLEQLSAEYITTARVKGMSEWAVVWTHAFRNIRVQLITVIALSYANLLEGSVLTEIIFSWPGIGSYITTALLSADMNAVLGGTVVVGLVFICLNIFSDLLYKVFDPRSK, encoded by the coding sequence ATGGCGAATTTCGCAACAGAAACGGAGCGGCGGCCCTGGCTGCCCCTCCCCCCCTGGGCGCGCGGCACACTGGTGACCCTGTCGTCCATCGCAGTCACCATGCTGGGCCTCTTGTTCGTGACCTTCCTGATCGGTCGCGTGATGCCCATCGATCCGGTGCTGGCCATCGTGGGCGAACGCGCCACCGAGGAGCAGTATAATGCCGCCTATCGTGAGCTGGGTCTGGACCGGTCGCTGGCTATTCAGTTTTTCTACTATGTCACCGATGTGCTGCGCGGTGATTTCGGAACCTCGCTGCTGACCGCGCGGGATGTCTCCTCCGATATCGCGCGCGTGTTTCCGGCGACCTTTGAACTTGCCACTATTGGCATTCTCTTCGGCTGCATTCTGGGCGTGCCGCTGGGGGTCATCGCCGCCGTACGCCGGGGCAGCTGGATCGACCAGATTGCCCGCGTGATTGCACTTGTGGGCTATTCCATGCCGATCTTCTGGCTCGGCCTGATGGGGCTCTTGCTGTTCTACGGCATTCTGGGCTGGGTCGGAGGCCCCGGACGTCAGGGTATTTTCTACGAGGATATGATCCCGTCGGTCACAGGCATGATCCTGGTGGACTCGCTGATTGCAGGTGACTGGGGCGCGTTTCGCGACGCGTTTTCTCATATCGTGCTGCCCGCCGCGCTGCTCGGCTATTACAGCCTTGCCTATATCAGCCGCATGACGCGCTCGTTCATGCTCGAACAGCTCTCGGCGGAATATATCACCACCGCCCGCGTCAAAGGCATGAGTGAATGGGCCGTGGTCTGGACGCACGCATTTCGCAATATCCGCGTGCAGCTGATCACCGTGATCGCCCTCAGCTATGCCAATCTGCTTGAGGGATCGGTTCTGACCGAAATCATCTTTTCCTGGCCGGGGATCGGCAGCTATATCACCACCGCACTTTTGTCGGCTGACATGAATGCAGTACTGGGCGGTACAGTTGTTGTGGGGCTCGTGTTCATCTGCCTCAATATCTTCTCCGATCTTCTCTACAAAGTCTTTGATCCGAGGTCGAAATGA
- the nikC gene encoding nickel transporter permease — protein MSLSSQTPAPQQGLRAWLLTDTPRSRRQARLAALYQGWLSLKQNHMAMVGLAILILLISIALLAPVIAPHDPYVQNLANRLQPLGSEGHILGTDSLGRDILSRLIHGARITLYIVALVALIAPVAGLLVGTVSGYVGGWADIILMRITDIFLAFPRLVLALAFVAALGAGIENAVLAISLTAWPPYARMARAETLTIRSSDYISAIRLQGAGPLRIIIKHIWPLCISSLIVRVTLDMAGIILAAAGLGFLGLGAQPPSPEWGAMISEGRRFILDHWWVATMPGLAIFAVSLAFNLLGDGLRDVLDPKDSAS, from the coding sequence ATGAGCCTGTCATCGCAAACCCCGGCCCCTCAGCAGGGCCTGCGCGCCTGGCTGCTGACCGACACGCCGAGATCGCGGCGTCAGGCCCGGCTGGCGGCACTCTATCAGGGCTGGCTGTCGCTGAAGCAGAACCATATGGCGATGGTCGGGCTGGCCATCCTGATTTTATTGATTTCCATCGCGCTGCTGGCGCCGGTGATCGCGCCCCATGACCCATATGTGCAGAATCTCGCCAATCGGCTGCAACCGTTGGGCAGCGAGGGGCATATTCTGGGCACGGATTCCCTTGGTCGTGATATCCTCAGCCGGTTGATCCATGGCGCCCGCATCACCCTCTATATCGTGGCGCTGGTGGCGCTGATTGCACCGGTTGCGGGCCTTCTGGTTGGCACCGTCTCCGGCTACGTCGGCGGCTGGGCCGATATCATTCTGATGCGGATCACCGATATTTTCCTGGCGTTTCCACGGCTGGTGCTGGCGCTGGCCTTTGTCGCTGCTCTTGGCGCCGGGATTGAAAACGCGGTGCTGGCGATCTCGCTCACTGCCTGGCCGCCCTATGCACGGATGGCGCGGGCCGAGACACTGACGATCCGCTCCTCAGACTATATCAGCGCGATCCGCCTGCAAGGCGCAGGCCCGCTCAGGATCATTATCAAACATATCTGGCCACTCTGCATCTCCTCGCTGATCGTTCGGGTGACGCTCGATATGGCAGGCATCATTCTGGCCGCCGCCGGTCTGGGATTCCTCGGCCTTGGCGCCCAGCCACCAAGCCCGGAATGGGGCGCGATGATCTCCGAAGGGCGCCGGTTCATCCTCGATCACTGGTGGGTGGCCACCATGCCCGGTCTTGCCATTTTTGCCGTTTCGCTGGCGTTCAACCTGCTCGGAGATGGCCTGCGCGACGTATTGGACCCAAAGGACAGCGCCTCATGA
- a CDS encoding ABC transporter ATP-binding protein — MSPLLDIENLWVRFPTRNGIFDAVRGVSFSLGRERLGIVGESGSGKSMTGRAILRLIRPPGIVEADHINLHGENLLAKSEREMRKVRGEQISMVMQDPKFSLNPVMTIGDQLIEAHRLHSKSTKTEAYAKALEMLEAVSIRDPERVMTAYPHEMSGGMGQRIMIAMMLIPNPEILIADEPTSALDVSVQGQVLSIMDRLVKERGMGLIFISHDLNLVSQFCDRVLIMYAGRIVEVCDADQLHEAQHPYTRGLLGSLPRFDAPRPRLEVLQRDPAWRDAPSVEGRR; from the coding sequence ATGAGCCCGCTTCTGGATATCGAAAACCTCTGGGTGCGGTTTCCCACCCGCAATGGCATCTTTGACGCAGTGCGCGGTGTGTCCTTCTCGCTCGGCCGTGAACGGCTCGGCATCGTTGGGGAAAGCGGCTCCGGCAAGTCAATGACCGGTCGCGCCATCCTACGACTGATCCGGCCACCCGGCATCGTCGAGGCGGATCACATCAATCTGCACGGCGAGAACCTGCTGGCAAAATCGGAGCGCGAGATGCGCAAGGTTCGCGGCGAACAGATCTCCATGGTGATGCAGGATCCCAAATTCTCGCTCAACCCGGTGATGACCATCGGCGATCAACTGATCGAAGCCCACCGCCTGCACAGCAAATCCACCAAGACCGAGGCCTATGCCAAGGCCTTGGAAATGCTGGAGGCCGTGTCGATCCGCGACCCGGAGCGCGTGATGACCGCCTACCCGCATGAGATGTCGGGTGGCATGGGACAACGGATCATGATTGCCATGATGCTGATCCCAAACCCGGAAATCCTGATCGCGGATGAGCCGACCTCGGCGCTGGATGTCTCGGTGCAGGGACAGGTGCTGTCGATCATGGATCGGCTGGTGAAGGAACGCGGCATGGGGCTGATCTTTATCAGCCACGATCTCAATCTGGTGTCGCAGTTCTGTGATCGGGTGCTGATTATGTATGCAGGCCGCATCGTCGAGGTCTGCGACGCCGATCAGCTGCACGAAGCGCAGCACCCTTATACACGAGGTCTGCTCGGCAGCCTGCCCCGATTTGATGCTCCGCGTCCTCGGCTTGAGGTGCTGCAACGTGATCCCGCCTGGCGGGATGCGCCCAGCGTGGAGGGTCGCAGATGA
- a CDS encoding ABC transporter ATP-binding protein, with the protein MTMALEINNLNVYFGDRGALVHAVKSASLAVETGASFGLVGESGSGKSTILKAITGLAPQWNGEISVEGKRLGPTRDRAFYKTVQMVFQDPYASLHPRQSVDQVLSETLHLHGFRDIDARVEQLLQDVGLGPSFRFRYPHQLSGGQRQRVAIARALAPRPDILLLDEPTSALDVSVQAEILNLLSDLRAAHGLTFVMVSHDLAVVAHMCDAAAVMQHGEIVEVLSIDAMRAGQTQHPYTQTLLRASANRVA; encoded by the coding sequence ATGACAATGGCGCTGGAAATCAATAACTTAAACGTCTATTTCGGCGACCGTGGCGCATTGGTCCATGCCGTGAAATCGGCGTCTCTGGCGGTCGAGACCGGCGCCAGTTTCGGCCTCGTCGGCGAAAGCGGCTCAGGAAAATCCACTATCCTGAAAGCCATCACTGGTCTCGCGCCGCAGTGGAATGGTGAGATATCGGTTGAGGGCAAACGGCTTGGACCGACCCGTGACCGCGCATTCTACAAGACCGTTCAGATGGTGTTTCAGGATCCCTATGCCTCGCTGCACCCGCGTCAATCCGTGGATCAGGTGCTGTCGGAGACACTGCATCTGCACGGGTTCCGCGACATCGATGCACGGGTGGAACAGCTGCTGCAGGATGTTGGCCTTGGACCGTCGTTCCGCTTTCGCTATCCGCACCAGCTGTCCGGTGGTCAGCGGCAGCGCGTCGCCATCGCCCGCGCGCTGGCCCCACGGCCGGATATCCTGCTGCTGGACGAGCCGACCTCGGCGCTGGATGTCTCGGTACAAGCGGAGATCCTGAACCTTCTCAGCGATTTACGTGCCGCGCATGGGCTGACCTTTGTGATGGTGTCTCATGACCTCGCGGTCGTTGCGCATATGTGTGATGCGGCGGCGGTGATGCAGCATGGCGAGATTGTAGAGGTGCTCAGCATTGATGCCATGCGCGCCGGGCAGACACAGCACCCCTATACGCAAACGCTGCTGCGGGCCTCGGCCAATCGGGTGGCCTGA
- a CDS encoding HD-GYP domain-containing protein, whose product MVATPTPYSLSGPGPGMMVATVSSGVLHGVTYPKVGGQTVQLGELLGALSHALDLTEGQPEGHCVRCCWIGMQVADYLDLSQEDRADLYFTLLLKDLGCSSNAARICALYRTDDLTFKRNFKFVDGTTRQKLEFVLRHTGQGDSRLKRLKTVTGVIGRSGSLATELIQTRCDRGAEIARLMRFSEQVAEGIAGLDEHWNGGGHPAAISGDEIPLFSRIALMAQVTDVFTLQMGSKAAATELEERAGSWFDPDLVPVFTRVIRSPGFYDALTSSRLEASVFSDRSARATLTVDETYLDEISYAFSKVIDAKSPFTYGHSERVAHYTDMICEQLGHDLVHRRWMVRAGLLHDLGKLGVSNAILDKPGKLTEEEFACMKLHPVLGHDVLRRISVFEDVAEVAAAHHERLDGKGYPYGLAAADLTTDMRVLTVADIFDALTADRPYRSALPLEKAFEIMDDMQGTAIDPAIYHALKDAIAASPWPAREERPFSPKL is encoded by the coding sequence ATGGTGGCCACGCCGACCCCCTATTCGCTGTCCGGACCGGGTCCGGGGATGATGGTTGCGACCGTCTCCTCTGGCGTCCTGCATGGCGTGACCTACCCAAAGGTTGGCGGCCAGACCGTCCAGCTGGGCGAACTCCTCGGCGCGCTCAGCCACGCGCTTGATCTTACAGAAGGCCAGCCAGAGGGTCATTGCGTAAGATGCTGCTGGATCGGCATGCAGGTCGCCGATTACCTCGATCTGTCGCAGGAGGATCGCGCTGATCTCTACTTTACCCTGCTTCTGAAGGATCTTGGCTGTAGCTCTAACGCCGCCCGCATCTGCGCGCTCTACCGCACGGATGATCTGACCTTCAAACGCAATTTCAAATTCGTAGACGGAACCACCCGGCAGAAGCTCGAATTTGTCCTGCGCCATACCGGCCAGGGCGACAGCCGGTTGAAGCGGTTGAAAACAGTGACCGGCGTGATTGGCCGCAGCGGCAGTCTGGCGACTGAGCTGATCCAGACCCGCTGCGATCGCGGCGCGGAGATCGCCCGGCTGATGCGGTTCTCCGAACAGGTCGCAGAAGGGATCGCAGGGCTGGACGAGCATTGGAACGGCGGCGGCCATCCGGCCGCCATCAGCGGCGACGAGATTCCGCTGTTCTCGCGCATTGCGCTGATGGCTCAGGTCACCGATGTGTTCACGCTGCAGATGGGCTCAAAAGCCGCCGCTACCGAGCTGGAGGAGCGTGCCGGAAGCTGGTTCGATCCCGATCTCGTTCCGGTGTTTACCCGGGTGATCCGATCCCCCGGTTTCTATGACGCATTGACCAGCAGTCGACTGGAAGCGAGCGTGTTCTCGGATCGCTCCGCCCGGGCGACCCTCACGGTTGATGAAACCTATCTCGATGAAATTTCCTACGCTTTTTCAAAGGTTATCGACGCAAAAAGCCCCTTTACCTACGGCCATTCCGAACGGGTCGCCCATTACACGGACATGATCTGTGAACAGTTGGGCCATGATCTGGTGCATCGTCGCTGGATGGTGCGGGCCGGACTTCTGCATGATCTGGGAAAGCTGGGGGTATCCAATGCGATCCTCGACAAACCGGGCAAGCTTACGGAGGAAGAGTTCGCCTGCATGAAGCTGCATCCCGTGCTGGGACACGACGTTCTGCGGCGGATTTCAGTCTTTGAAGACGTGGCGGAGGTGGCAGCGGCCCATCATGAACGGCTCGATGGGAAAGGCTACCCGTATGGGCTTGCAGCCGCCGATCTCACCACTGACATGCGCGTGCTGACGGTTGCTGACATCTTTGACGCGCTGACCGCGGACCGGCCCTATCGCTCAGCACTGCCGCTGGAAAAGGCCTTTGAGATAATGGATGATATGCAGGGAACGGCCATAGATCCGGCGATATATCACGCCCTGAAGGATGCCATAGCCGCCAGCCCTTGGCCTGCCCGCGAAGAGCGGCCATTCTCACCAAAACTCTAG
- a CDS encoding site-specific integrase, with protein MSFRDEIRAHLAETGESKRALSLRAGLNAKAITDILSIEGLKPRHSTLAALSAAIGRDLLTAETGSKQLTWGELTEKLNSCGEKTRASRVRRIMAEANWYGNKRVCRHDVIDFFEQHSAASLGLSPNSRSTYKCDILAAIDRHGRRDRHRGVADIGGIWADAYAAVKDSDIPTDCRLKAGPFFVYLFNQGIMPDQITSETLAGYYAYRLEMGVVTEAKCRKHVGNVVTLLRHMQTAPSTAHFGFVAAASPFSDRRDKFGVATGELKDLLNEYDNCLAPWASGNASRDGSTYEAFLAELDREEAKPVCEKKARLRKSVASKSKHCAKAGKEERVERREAKMREYGFLTEDARWSSTTLKTRRGYVISLAKALAGSHDIIVTSLRELVDYEYLTEAAKALSEANGGRKDTGYLVSVLKTMKKIAIGYAAVSDPEVDDIKSLIRFYETGRRGIAPQNKAKLRKFTESRIQSTIDLSGSVMKRINAEIDRRRKAERKKTGVLPDRVGAINLELARDIAAVLAHDILLTRAPRSSNVIEARLDWIAFQDGKAVISIPAPKVKGRKKGDADYVVRLGERASRLMRNYIDKIRPLLLQPGDDDNPYLFPGQKGRQFTLNSPYRGLLKRVVRLLHQEVGVRINPHLYRHLVGWIWLKESMDNLPRVQRLLGHKSLQTTVEYYAELDDTLVMDGWQTFLETKTKTAA; from the coding sequence ATGTCATTTCGAGATGAAATCCGTGCGCATTTAGCTGAGACTGGTGAATCCAAGCGTGCTCTGTCCTTGCGTGCCGGGCTCAATGCCAAGGCGATCACAGATATCTTGTCGATCGAGGGACTCAAGCCGCGGCACAGTACGCTGGCTGCACTTTCAGCGGCAATCGGTCGTGACCTGCTGACTGCTGAGACGGGCTCGAAGCAACTGACATGGGGGGAGCTGACCGAGAAGCTAAACAGCTGCGGAGAGAAGACACGGGCGAGCCGGGTCCGCCGGATTATGGCGGAGGCAAATTGGTACGGAAACAAGCGCGTCTGCAGACATGATGTGATCGACTTTTTTGAACAGCACAGTGCAGCAAGTCTCGGCCTCTCACCGAACAGCCGCTCGACATACAAGTGCGACATACTTGCGGCTATCGATCGCCATGGTCGACGGGATCGTCATCGTGGTGTCGCAGATATTGGGGGCATCTGGGCTGATGCCTACGCAGCCGTGAAGGACTCCGATATTCCGACAGACTGCAGGCTGAAAGCAGGTCCATTTTTCGTCTATTTGTTTAATCAGGGCATCATGCCTGACCAAATCACCAGTGAAACACTGGCAGGCTATTACGCTTACCGACTCGAGATGGGGGTCGTAACCGAGGCAAAGTGTCGGAAGCATGTCGGGAACGTAGTCACGCTACTGCGTCATATGCAGACTGCCCCCTCGACGGCTCATTTCGGTTTCGTAGCCGCAGCGTCGCCTTTTTCTGATCGCCGCGACAAGTTCGGCGTGGCCACAGGGGAACTGAAGGATCTCTTAAACGAGTACGACAACTGCCTCGCACCATGGGCGTCCGGGAACGCATCGCGTGACGGTTCGACCTATGAGGCCTTCCTGGCTGAATTGGATCGGGAGGAAGCCAAGCCGGTTTGCGAGAAAAAGGCCCGCTTGCGCAAGAGCGTTGCGTCAAAATCAAAGCATTGTGCCAAAGCTGGCAAGGAAGAGCGGGTCGAGCGCAGAGAGGCGAAGATGCGAGAGTATGGCTTCCTGACGGAGGATGCTCGCTGGTCGTCGACGACCTTAAAAACCCGCCGCGGCTATGTAATTTCATTGGCCAAGGCGCTGGCTGGCTCGCACGACATTATCGTGACCAGCCTACGCGAGCTGGTCGACTATGAATACCTGACTGAGGCGGCCAAAGCTTTGTCCGAAGCAAATGGCGGGCGAAAGGATACTGGCTATCTCGTCTCGGTGCTCAAGACGATGAAGAAGATCGCTATCGGTTACGCGGCCGTTTCAGATCCGGAAGTTGATGACATCAAAAGTTTGATCCGGTTTTATGAAACTGGGCGCCGAGGTATTGCACCACAGAACAAGGCGAAACTGCGGAAATTTACAGAGTCACGGATCCAGTCGACGATAGACTTGTCCGGTAGTGTGATGAAACGGATTAACGCCGAGATCGATCGGCGGCGAAAAGCCGAAAGAAAGAAGACCGGTGTACTTCCGGATCGCGTTGGCGCAATCAACCTCGAATTGGCCCGCGACATCGCTGCCGTGCTGGCCCATGACATCCTGCTCACGCGGGCGCCGCGAAGCTCGAATGTCATCGAAGCGCGGCTCGATTGGATAGCGTTTCAAGATGGCAAAGCCGTTATTTCGATACCCGCGCCCAAAGTGAAGGGGCGGAAAAAGGGCGATGCGGATTACGTCGTTCGTTTGGGCGAACGCGCCAGTCGGTTGATGCGGAACTATATCGACAAGATCCGTCCGCTACTGCTGCAGCCAGGCGACGACGACAACCCGTACCTGTTTCCAGGTCAAAAAGGCCGTCAGTTCACATTGAATTCTCCGTATCGTGGGCTTCTGAAACGCGTCGTACGGCTGCTCCATCAAGAGGTCGGCGTGCGGATCAATCCGCACCTTTACCGGCACCTCGTCGGCTGGATCTGGCTCAAAGAAAGCATGGATAACCTGCCGCGCGTTCAGCGGCTGCTTGGTCACAAGAGCCTGCAGACGACCGTGGAGTACTATGCAGAGCTGGATGACACGCTGGTTATGGATGGCTGGCAGACTTTCCTCGAAACCAAGACGAAGACGGCCGCGTGA